The following coding sequences are from one Leptospira mayottensis 200901116 window:
- a CDS encoding IS256 family transposase, whose translation MSNPKNRAEELLDELIKDKSPEDLLGNEGLLKQLTKSLIERAMQGEMTHHLGYEKNSSLGNNTGNSRNGKSSKKLKGDFGTIDLEIPRDRNGSFEPQIIQKGQTRFTGFDDKIISMYSRGMTTREITQHLQEIYQVEVSADLISEVTDSVLETVIEWQNRPLDKVYPILIMDALVVKVRDGHHVQNKSFYLALGINLQGTKEILGIWVERTEGAKFWLQILTDLKNRGVEDILIACVDGLKGFPDTIISVFPNAQVQLCIVHMVRNSLKWVSYKQKKELMIDLKAIYKSPSAEIAKKSLDDFSTKWDSQYPMISKSWRNNWESVIPFLAYPPNIRKAIYTTNAIESMNMGLRKIIKNRGSFPTDEAAIKLLYLALNNMSKKWTMPIQDWGKAMNQFSIIFGDRLKFDSF comes from the coding sequence ATGAGCAACCCCAAAAATCGAGCTGAAGAGCTACTCGATGAATTAATCAAAGATAAGAGTCCTGAAGATCTACTGGGAAATGAAGGCCTCTTAAAGCAACTAACGAAATCACTGATAGAGCGAGCGATGCAAGGTGAGATGACGCATCACCTTGGATATGAGAAGAATTCCTCGTTGGGCAATAACACAGGAAATTCTCGGAATGGAAAAAGTAGCAAAAAGCTCAAAGGAGATTTTGGAACAATCGATTTGGAAATACCTCGAGACAGAAACGGCAGTTTCGAACCGCAGATCATTCAAAAAGGACAGACACGCTTTACCGGCTTCGACGATAAGATCATTTCGATGTATTCTCGTGGAATGACCACACGAGAAATTACCCAACATCTCCAAGAAATCTATCAAGTGGAAGTCTCAGCGGATCTGATCTCAGAAGTCACCGATTCGGTACTGGAAACGGTGATCGAGTGGCAGAATCGCCCCTTGGATAAAGTATATCCAATTCTCATCATGGACGCGTTAGTCGTAAAGGTGAGAGACGGTCACCACGTTCAAAACAAATCCTTCTATTTGGCTTTAGGAATCAATCTACAGGGCACAAAAGAGATACTTGGGATCTGGGTGGAGCGCACCGAAGGAGCGAAGTTCTGGCTTCAGATCTTAACCGATTTAAAGAATCGCGGAGTTGAAGATATCTTAATCGCCTGCGTTGACGGGTTAAAGGGATTTCCGGATACGATCATATCAGTTTTTCCTAATGCACAAGTTCAACTTTGTATCGTTCATATGGTAAGGAATTCTTTGAAATGGGTTTCTTACAAACAGAAGAAAGAGTTGATGATTGATTTAAAGGCTATCTACAAATCTCCGTCGGCAGAGATTGCTAAGAAAAGCCTTGATGATTTTTCAACCAAATGGGACAGTCAATATCCGATGATCAGCAAGTCCTGGAGAAACAATTGGGAATCGGTGATTCCTTTTTTGGCATATCCACCTAATATTCGGAAGGCGATTTACACCACAAACGCCATCGAATCTATGAATATGGGTTTAAGAAAAATTATCAAGAATCGGGGTTCGTTTCCTACCGATGAAGCGGCTATCAAGCTTCTTTATTTAGCTTTGAATAATATGTCTAAAAAATGGACCATGCCTATTCAAGATTGGGGAAAAGCAATGAATCAATTTTCGATTATTTTCGGCGATCGGTTGAAGTTCGATTCGTTTTAA
- a CDS encoding DUF1561 domain-containing protein yields the protein MNRFIVLIVVLLISIGVDFSYGVSPALVHILSSVVSGSIVQKPTDNPKDKAIKIVIHDGGKFCYAPVFSGGESYIQLEQCWEQDVTSARYDVFQRISYYINKTWLCITAPEGVILGERNWDYVHLRPCTINDPLQRWIVKENSFWTADERYRLKDVKWYAYISKKSKDSYNHTLDSSMKDWVQTVATPGNISIKTSIAWNLGNSRYFIHSKGSKKNTTSIYYNPESGHVAQYNPVSGRLSCMYSKVGSYQWNWIRWVLCDDIPTSKDSPAYWDVYLETEEGGMLKDYKGNILRVTRYGSNWGVVYAAKPSFLEKDTTNSPTSLFLVDGYLLDWIRYAAGNLGNTEQYCPAGNKESHVYKRIKRTLPPDFQLTDDWIRRLYQIATSFSSIGRGQVRGVCGVCLLQGFQMLAELQEYYSQGPLQSGGYFFDTARNRDPFVSFEQRYPLLNRLLTDVPRVYDSIDYSNRQLALASARTMLPQYDWIISSEFTTRSEIQSHISSLINSPPGSIWLGILALLCPDGTLGWHAVPILRTSQGLVVIQTNVRSMPFNIYREYLTPTTDLLEVINNLQTPNRTLARLVTIQLREAYHNIFDFMISNRDCTGEGDDRRGTGRYPTSTLVNQCSRRGGRCTLL from the coding sequence ATGAATCGTTTTATAGTTTTGATAGTGGTTTTGTTGATTTCAATTGGAGTTGATTTTTCTTACGGAGTGAGTCCTGCACTTGTCCATATTTTATCAAGTGTTGTCTCTGGCTCGATAGTTCAAAAGCCTACGGATAATCCGAAAGATAAGGCAATCAAAATCGTTATACATGATGGTGGAAAGTTTTGTTATGCTCCAGTTTTTAGTGGTGGTGAAAGTTATATTCAACTTGAGCAGTGTTGGGAACAGGACGTTACTAGTGCTCGGTATGATGTGTTTCAAAGAATTTCTTATTACATTAATAAAACATGGCTATGCATTACTGCTCCAGAAGGAGTCATTCTTGGAGAGAGAAACTGGGATTATGTGCATCTCAGACCTTGTACTATCAATGACCCCCTACAGCGATGGATCGTAAAAGAGAATTCCTTTTGGACTGCAGATGAGCGTTATCGTTTAAAAGATGTGAAGTGGTATGCCTATATTTCAAAGAAGTCTAAGGATAGTTATAACCATACTTTGGACTCTTCGATGAAAGATTGGGTTCAGACTGTGGCAACTCCTGGGAATATCAGTATTAAGACTTCCATAGCTTGGAATTTGGGGAATAGCCGCTACTTTATCCATTCAAAAGGCTCAAAAAAAAATACCACATCTATCTACTACAATCCTGAAAGTGGACATGTTGCTCAATACAATCCAGTAAGTGGACGTCTTTCTTGCATGTATTCAAAGGTAGGTAGTTATCAATGGAATTGGATTCGATGGGTATTGTGTGATGATATCCCTACGAGTAAGGATAGTCCTGCTTATTGGGACGTTTATCTTGAAACTGAAGAGGGAGGTATGCTCAAGGATTATAAAGGCAATATTCTGAGAGTTACCAGATATGGATCCAATTGGGGTGTTGTCTATGCAGCTAAACCCTCTTTTTTGGAAAAGGATACCACGAATAGTCCAACGTCTTTGTTTTTAGTAGATGGATATTTACTGGATTGGATACGTTATGCAGCTGGTAATCTTGGTAATACAGAGCAGTATTGTCCGGCTGGTAATAAGGAAAGTCATGTATATAAAAGAATAAAAAGGACCTTACCTCCTGACTTTCAATTAACTGATGACTGGATTCGGAGGCTTTATCAGATAGCGACTTCATTTTCATCTATAGGTAGGGGGCAGGTACGTGGGGTATGCGGTGTTTGTCTGCTTCAGGGCTTCCAGATGTTGGCAGAACTCCAGGAGTATTATTCTCAGGGACCTCTTCAGAGTGGGGGTTATTTTTTCGATACAGCTCGTAATAGGGATCCTTTTGTCTCGTTTGAACAACGTTATCCGTTATTGAACAGATTGCTGACGGATGTACCTAGAGTGTATGATTCCATTGATTATTCAAATAGACAACTGGCATTAGCATCCGCTAGGACTATGTTGCCTCAATACGACTGGATTATCTCTTCTGAATTCACTACTCGGTCTGAGATACAATCTCACATTAGCTCACTCATCAATTCTCCTCCCGGGAGCATTTGGCTGGGGATATTAGCGCTATTGTGTCCGGATGGAACTTTAGGGTGGCATGCTGTTCCAATTCTTAGGACTTCTCAGGGGTTAGTTGTAATTCAAACGAACGTGCGTTCGATGCCATTTAATATCTACAGGGAATATTTAACACCTACCACGGATCTGCTTGAGGTAATTAATAATCTGCAAACACCAAATAGAACTCTGGCAAGACTTGTAACTATACAATTAAGGGAAGCTTACCACAATATATTTGACTTCATGATTTCTAACAGAGATTGCACTGGAGAAGGGGACGACAGAAGAGGTACGGGAAGATACCCAACCAGCACATTGGTAAATCAGTGTTCGAGGAGAGGGGGTAGATGCACCCTGCTGTAA
- a CDS encoding cytochrome-c peroxidase, whose amino-acid sequence MFRILWAVFLIFSLLLIFTCKEEKKEVVRKEGETKKVETIAYPFPPDNAPTPERILLGKTLFFDPILSGSNWISCATCHNPGLAWTDGLKTAVGHNMKILGKNTPTILNGAYGSKMFWDGRADNLEAQALGPISSPDEMNQDIDELILELKNIRGYKELFSRAYPNEDINAVTIGKAIASFERTILSTESTFDRWKKGDKTAISESAQRGFSVFNGKAKCSACHQGDQFSDNGFHNIGLKNASKEVGRFKIVAVKSMKGAFKTPGLRDVALTGPYMHDGSYATLEEVVEHYDRGGDEKNNLDPNMTTLKLTKDEKADLVEFMKSLNGKMISISIPEFPR is encoded by the coding sequence TTGTTTCGAATTCTTTGGGCCGTATTTTTGATTTTTAGCTTACTTTTGATATTTACCTGCAAAGAAGAAAAAAAAGAAGTCGTTCGTAAGGAAGGTGAAACGAAAAAAGTCGAAACGATTGCCTATCCTTTCCCTCCCGATAATGCTCCTACTCCGGAAAGGATTTTATTGGGGAAAACTTTATTTTTCGACCCGATTCTTTCCGGTTCCAATTGGATCAGTTGCGCCACTTGTCATAATCCAGGCCTTGCTTGGACGGACGGGTTAAAAACTGCAGTCGGACACAATATGAAGATTTTGGGAAAAAATACTCCCACGATTCTCAATGGAGCGTACGGAAGCAAAATGTTCTGGGACGGCAGAGCGGACAATCTGGAAGCGCAGGCATTGGGTCCGATTTCATCTCCCGATGAAATGAATCAAGATATAGATGAACTTATATTAGAATTAAAGAATATTCGCGGATACAAAGAATTGTTCTCCAGGGCGTATCCGAACGAGGATATAAATGCGGTAACGATCGGAAAGGCGATCGCAAGTTTTGAAAGAACGATTCTTTCTACGGAGTCTACGTTTGATCGTTGGAAAAAAGGGGATAAAACCGCAATTTCGGAATCGGCACAAAGGGGTTTTTCCGTCTTTAACGGAAAAGCAAAATGTTCCGCGTGTCATCAAGGCGATCAGTTTTCGGATAATGGATTTCATAATATCGGTTTGAAAAACGCCTCCAAGGAAGTCGGAAGATTTAAAATCGTAGCGGTAAAATCTATGAAGGGTGCTTTCAAAACACCAGGTTTGCGGGACGTCGCTTTGACGGGACCGTATATGCACGATGGAAGTTATGCTACCTTGGAAGAGGTTGTCGAACATTACGATCGAGGAGGAGATGAAAAAAACAACCTAGATCCGAACATGACAACTCTCAAATTAACGAAGGATGAAAAGGCCGATCTCGTAGAGTTTATGAAATCACTAAACGGCAAAATGATTTCGATTTCGATTCCGGAGTTCCCGAGATAA
- a CDS encoding methylamine utilization protein, whose amino-acid sequence MLVRFTAVFIFLVFCGGSLAAAEHEVGQKNKGFTVESLKIKVGDVVSFPNYDTFYHNVYSLSPTKIFDLGSYSQGKTQKVKFEKPGKITVQCAIHPEMKMTIDVQ is encoded by the coding sequence ATGTTAGTTCGATTTACGGCGGTTTTTATTTTTCTCGTTTTTTGTGGGGGAAGCCTTGCGGCGGCGGAACACGAAGTGGGTCAAAAGAATAAGGGATTTACGGTGGAATCTTTAAAGATCAAAGTCGGGGACGTGGTGAGTTTTCCGAATTACGATACTTTTTATCACAATGTATATTCCCTATCTCCCACAAAAATTTTCGATTTGGGCTCATATTCTCAGGGGAAAACGCAAAAGGTAAAGTTTGAAAAACCCGGTAAGATCACCGTACAGTGCGCGATACATCCCGAAATGAAAATGACGATAGACGTACAATAA
- a CDS encoding c-type cytochrome, which produces MKIYSKIIILFLFSASTFSLTALDTMEKSAVRGSIVFRTYCVLCHGEAADGKGRLATGKVPPPANLTITKLTNAQKEEIIKKGGIGVNRSPFMPPWQEELSEEQIKDVISYINFLSKSK; this is translated from the coding sequence ATGAAAATATATTCAAAAATTATAATTCTTTTTCTTTTTTCGGCGTCGACATTTTCTTTGACGGCTCTTGATACCATGGAAAAATCCGCTGTTCGGGGAAGTATTGTATTCCGTACTTATTGTGTACTTTGTCATGGAGAAGCCGCAGACGGAAAGGGCCGCCTTGCGACGGGGAAGGTCCCGCCACCCGCAAATCTTACGATTACTAAGTTGACCAATGCACAAAAAGAAGAGATCATCAAAAAAGGGGGGATTGGAGTGAATCGTTCCCCGTTTATGCCTCCGTGGCAGGAAGAATTGTCTGAAGAGCAAATCAAAGACGTAATCTCTTACATCAACTTTCTTTCGAAATCGAAATAG
- a CDS encoding methyl-accepting chemotaxis protein, producing the protein MNLLGNISIKTRLRFSFGVIIGVFILSSALIVYNTFVYRKTIRSMIENSQPKFQLMNLTLEKLILTELTLSSKVSTIDALLSEEENKKVRILLDEIKKNNVTFREFSLEAIELENLKIFEEGLENLSQYAETIHNLGKENKRQEAQILYVRGINPLSASLRKTIKILIEFEATHSRKSEDAAETQLTFSLYMICALSFLSLIAGILFSRSIIRSVMFPLKKAIHFASEIQNGNLNNRIEIDHFDEMGELLEFLKKMETSLREIIVEARISVDNSQKASQEFYKVSKEFISTSEIQADDSQKVADHIDRLSTLVETNTTTILTSAEHLRNLEKEIQKNLSSLITVTKSLNSLTLKARESSETALKGREKVDGVQKSFLEVKRTVQRINESLIKIGDISARTNMLALNAAIEAARAGEQGRGFTIVADEISQLADHTMRNTREITDLIEFTRASIESGNGEMHQFSDFFTMIQENASNMARFSMYLLEDMRTQESGLNLCTLKMREISSNITNLEYSSLENKSAYSSIKLSIQDLLQGAGLISSGSQEISSGAKRIDEQSNKVKRLMEKFSI; encoded by the coding sequence GTGAATTTACTCGGCAATATAAGTATTAAAACAAGATTGCGTTTCAGCTTCGGAGTCATCATCGGAGTATTTATTCTTTCTTCGGCTTTGATTGTTTACAATACGTTCGTATATCGGAAGACGATTCGATCAATGATTGAAAATTCGCAGCCTAAATTTCAACTGATGAACTTAACTTTGGAAAAGTTAATACTTACAGAGCTGACTCTTTCCTCCAAGGTATCCACGATTGACGCGCTTCTTTCTGAAGAAGAAAACAAGAAAGTTCGAATCCTATTGGATGAAATAAAGAAAAATAACGTTACGTTCCGAGAATTTTCCTTGGAAGCGATCGAGCTTGAAAATTTGAAAATTTTCGAAGAAGGGTTAGAGAATCTTTCCCAATATGCGGAAACGATTCATAATTTGGGCAAAGAAAATAAAAGACAAGAAGCTCAGATTCTATACGTTCGCGGGATTAATCCTCTGAGTGCTTCCCTAAGAAAAACGATCAAGATTCTGATCGAATTTGAAGCTACTCATTCCCGTAAGAGTGAGGACGCCGCGGAAACTCAGCTTACTTTTTCCTTGTATATGATCTGCGCTCTTTCTTTTCTTTCTTTGATCGCTGGAATTTTATTTTCCAGATCCATAATTCGATCCGTGATGTTTCCTCTCAAAAAGGCAATTCACTTTGCATCTGAAATTCAAAACGGAAATTTGAATAATCGGATCGAGATCGACCATTTCGATGAGATGGGGGAACTTTTGGAGTTTTTAAAAAAGATGGAAACATCTCTTCGTGAAATCATCGTCGAGGCGAGAATTTCGGTCGATAATTCCCAAAAGGCGAGCCAGGAATTTTACAAGGTTTCGAAAGAATTTATTTCCACGTCGGAAATCCAGGCGGACGATTCCCAGAAGGTGGCCGATCATATCGATCGTTTGAGTACATTGGTGGAGACCAATACTACCACTATTCTTACTTCTGCTGAACATCTTCGAAATTTGGAAAAAGAAATCCAAAAAAATCTTTCTTCCTTAATTACCGTGACTAAGTCTTTGAACTCTTTAACGCTAAAAGCGCGGGAATCTTCGGAGACTGCATTAAAGGGAAGGGAGAAGGTGGACGGGGTTCAGAAATCGTTTTTAGAGGTGAAACGTACCGTTCAAAGAATTAACGAATCTCTCATAAAGATCGGAGATATATCCGCTCGTACAAACATGCTCGCTCTCAATGCCGCGATTGAGGCTGCGAGAGCCGGAGAACAGGGGAGAGGATTTACGATCGTTGCGGATGAGATTTCGCAACTCGCCGATCATACGATGAGGAACACGCGGGAAATTACGGATCTAATCGAATTTACGAGAGCCAGTATCGAATCCGGAAACGGTGAGATGCATCAATTCTCAGATTTTTTTACTATGATTCAAGAAAATGCTTCCAACATGGCCCGTTTTAGCATGTATCTGCTGGAGGATATGAGAACTCAGGAGTCGGGTTTGAATCTTTGCACTCTCAAAATGCGTGAGATCTCTTCAAATATTACGAATTTAGAATATTCTTCTTTGGAAAATAAAAGCGCATATAGTTCCATCAAACTTTCAATTCAAGATCTTTTACAAGGAGCGGGTTTGATTTCTTCGGGTTCCCAGGAAATTAGCTCTGGTGCAAAACGGATCGACGAACAATCGAATAAGGTAAAACGTCTGATGGAGAAGTTTTCAATCTAA
- a CDS encoding cyclic nucleotide-binding domain-containing protein has protein sequence MRILWDVVIFVCILYASAESPLRIVLSYEQGFAINGLYVLVDLLYFGDILTYIFSLEFVKGREVYIQKKNVFRYLKTWFFFDFIAAFPFELVAQKVFGIDLSSHPYLFLLFGITRIVKVVRVPAILHRLNLAFKPAPGVLRLVLLGFWISIVAHWCAVGWLYMDELDLAKTGWDEYVKALYWSVMTLATVGYGDVLPVTTNQRIYVILVMMLGAAVYATVIGNIASILGNLDLVRTAQLKRMSQVDSYLRARNLPYLIRRKIRDYYMYIMERGFGENEKELLSDLPLSLQREVKIHLHRELLEKVPFLKGAETTLVTTLVFSLKHHIFLPGDIIFQKGDIGHNLYILSEGKVEILSKNDAEVIATLSEGQFFGELALVTEEPRSATVRSVGISELYTLSKEDFLKALNLYPGFRDAMHASLKKLQIQIGSKKPKKHSKKLSKDRRKN, from the coding sequence ATGCGGATTCTTTGGGACGTTGTAATTTTTGTATGTATTTTATATGCCTCCGCGGAATCTCCTTTGAGGATCGTTTTGTCGTATGAACAAGGATTTGCGATAAACGGTCTTTATGTTCTTGTGGATTTGCTCTACTTCGGAGATATTCTAACTTACATCTTCTCCCTTGAGTTCGTCAAAGGAAGAGAAGTTTATATTCAAAAAAAGAATGTTTTTCGTTATCTGAAAACTTGGTTCTTTTTTGATTTTATCGCTGCGTTTCCGTTCGAACTTGTGGCTCAGAAAGTTTTTGGAATCGATCTTTCTTCTCATCCATATTTATTTCTTCTTTTTGGAATCACTCGAATCGTAAAGGTTGTCCGAGTTCCCGCCATACTGCACAGACTCAACCTCGCATTCAAACCTGCCCCCGGAGTATTACGATTGGTTTTACTCGGATTTTGGATCAGCATTGTCGCTCATTGGTGTGCCGTAGGCTGGTTGTATATGGACGAACTCGATTTGGCAAAAACCGGATGGGACGAATACGTGAAAGCGTTGTACTGGTCTGTGATGACTCTTGCAACGGTGGGTTACGGGGATGTACTTCCGGTAACGACCAATCAAAGAATTTATGTTATTCTTGTGATGATGTTGGGTGCGGCGGTCTACGCCACGGTCATCGGTAATATCGCGAGTATATTAGGAAATTTAGATTTAGTGCGCACTGCTCAACTAAAACGAATGTCTCAAGTGGATTCTTATTTAAGAGCAAGGAATTTACCTTACTTAATCCGAAGAAAGATTCGGGACTATTACATGTATATCATGGAAAGGGGGTTTGGAGAAAACGAGAAGGAGCTATTGAGCGATCTTCCTCTCTCCTTACAAAGAGAAGTTAAGATTCATCTTCATAGGGAATTACTCGAGAAAGTTCCGTTTCTCAAAGGGGCCGAGACTACACTTGTAACGACCCTGGTTTTTTCTTTAAAACATCATATCTTTCTTCCGGGGGATATTATATTCCAAAAAGGTGATATAGGCCATAACCTTTACATCTTAAGCGAGGGCAAGGTGGAGATTCTTTCTAAAAACGATGCAGAGGTCATTGCGACTCTTTCCGAGGGACAGTTCTTTGGGGAACTCGCTTTGGTTACGGAAGAACCTAGATCGGCTACGGTTCGGTCGGTTGGAATTTCCGAACTTTATACACTCAGTAAGGAGGATTTTTTGAAGGCATTAAATTTATATCCGGGTTTTAGGGATGCGATGCATGCAAGTTTAAAAAAGTTACAGATTCAAATCGGTTCTAAAAAACCTAAAAAACATTCCAAGAAACTCTCAAAAGACCGTAGAAAGAACTGA
- the secE gene encoding preprotein translocase subunit SecE has protein sequence MKVTTFIQECKAELEKVQWPTREEVVYSTIVVLVTVFFFSIFLFFADSAFVRLLTWFWELGS, from the coding sequence GTGAAAGTAACTACTTTTATACAGGAATGTAAGGCAGAGTTGGAAAAGGTCCAGTGGCCTACCCGCGAAGAGGTTGTTTACTCTACGATCGTAGTTTTAGTCACCGTTTTCTTTTTTTCTATTTTCCTGTTTTTCGCGGACTCGGCGTTTGTAAGGCTTCTAACTTGGTTCTGGGAACTGGGCAGCTAA
- the nusG gene encoding transcription termination/antitermination protein NusG has protein sequence MGTKKWYALQTYSGHENKVQKNIEKLVQQKKLEEKIFQVKIPTMDVAEMKNGKKKVTKRKLMPGYVLIEMEMDDDTRFLIQSLPSVSTFVGSKDGGPEPLSLEEVKNLFSESGDVANEEPVAPKILFKVGDSLKIIDGPFANFTGLVDEIFPDKGRLRVKVEIFGRSTPVELDYLQVKTEN, from the coding sequence ATGGGAACAAAAAAATGGTACGCTCTTCAGACCTACTCGGGACACGAGAATAAGGTTCAGAAGAATATAGAAAAGCTCGTTCAGCAGAAAAAACTGGAAGAGAAAATTTTCCAGGTTAAGATACCAACCATGGACGTTGCCGAAATGAAAAACGGCAAAAAAAAAGTAACCAAGCGTAAGTTGATGCCCGGTTACGTTCTCATCGAAATGGAAATGGACGATGATACTCGATTTTTAATCCAATCTCTTCCTTCCGTTTCGACATTCGTAGGTTCCAAAGACGGAGGCCCCGAGCCTTTATCTTTGGAAGAGGTGAAAAACCTCTTTTCCGAGTCAGGTGATGTCGCAAATGAAGAGCCGGTTGCTCCAAAGATTCTCTTTAAAGTAGGGGATTCTTTGAAAATCATCGACGGACCTTTCGCGAACTTCACGGGGCTCGTGGACGAAATCTTTCCGGATAAGGGAAGACTTCGTGTAAAAGTAGAAATTTTCGGGAGATCAACTCCTGTGGAACTGGATTATCTTCAGGTTAAAACTGAAAATTAA
- the rplK gene encoding 50S ribosomal protein L11, translated as MAAKKVVKQIKLQVEAGKANPAPPVGPALGQAGLNIMEFCKQFNERSKAQIGLKLPVVITVFSDRSFTFITKSPPAALLVKKTIGLETGSPTPHTHKVGKITRKQLEEIAKTKMEDLNANDIDAAVNIIAGTCRSMGVTVEA; from the coding sequence GTGGCAGCAAAAAAAGTAGTAAAGCAGATTAAACTTCAGGTGGAAGCTGGAAAAGCAAACCCTGCGCCTCCCGTTGGTCCTGCGCTTGGTCAAGCCGGTCTCAACATCATGGAATTCTGCAAGCAATTCAATGAAAGATCGAAAGCGCAAATCGGACTGAAACTTCCGGTTGTGATTACGGTATTTTCCGATCGTAGTTTTACATTCATTACTAAATCACCTCCGGCCGCTCTTCTTGTTAAGAAAACGATTGGTTTGGAAACCGGTTCTCCGACTCCTCACACTCATAAAGTCGGAAAGATCACCCGCAAACAGCTCGAAGAGATCGCTAAAACTAAAATGGAAGATCTCAACGCAAACGACATAGACGCGGCTGTGAACATCATTGCTGGAACCTGCCGTTCTATGGGCGTTACCGTAGAAGCTTAG
- the rplA gene encoding 50S ribosomal protein L1 — protein sequence MQRGKKYKALKEKVDSTKFFNIDQAVELAKSTSYTKFDGTLEIATKVNYKSLQNIRGTISLPHGTGKKVRVLVFCKGDKQNDAKAAGAEFVGDMDLIEKVAGGWTDFDACVATPDMMKDVGKLGPILGRKGLMPKPKAGTVTTDVTKAVNELKSGRIEYRPDKGGVVHLGVGKVSFDNAKLVENIRTVVQTLMRDKPSDAKGDYLKTFSVSPTMGVGVKVDVKELVNTSI from the coding sequence ATGCAACGTGGAAAAAAATACAAAGCTCTCAAAGAAAAAGTAGATAGCACAAAATTCTTCAATATCGATCAAGCTGTGGAACTGGCAAAGTCCACTTCTTATACGAAATTTGACGGAACCCTTGAGATCGCTACGAAGGTAAATTACAAATCTCTCCAAAACATTCGTGGAACGATTTCTCTTCCTCACGGAACCGGTAAAAAAGTTCGCGTTCTTGTTTTCTGTAAAGGAGACAAACAAAACGACGCGAAGGCGGCCGGTGCCGAATTCGTAGGGGACATGGATCTGATCGAAAAAGTAGCGGGCGGTTGGACTGATTTCGACGCTTGTGTCGCTACTCCCGATATGATGAAAGATGTTGGTAAACTCGGTCCGATTCTCGGTAGAAAAGGTCTTATGCCAAAACCGAAAGCGGGAACTGTAACGACAGATGTTACAAAGGCCGTAAACGAACTTAAATCTGGAAGAATCGAATATCGCCCCGATAAAGGCGGTGTAGTTCACCTTGGAGTCGGAAAGGTTTCTTTCGACAACGCAAAACTCGTGGAAAACATCCGCACCGTAGTTCAAACTCTGATGCGTGATAAACCTTCCGATGCGAAGGGTGATTATTTAAAAACTTTTTCCGTTTCCCCTACGATGGGAGTCGGCGTGAAAGTCGATGTGAAAGAGCTGGTCAACACTTCCATCTGA
- the rplJ gene encoding 50S ribosomal protein L10, producing MANQEKIEAVASLKGKLEEKNNFILACYSGLTVEEITGLRAQLRKEGSEMKVLKNNLFLRALKESGAHKDKNISFGPEYQGPLAAIFAKDNLPTVAKVCKDFAKNNKNLILRAGYMDGGVLNAEGVEAIAGLPSREQLLAQIAGGINAPARTIASGINQIISSLARAINATAEKNNA from the coding sequence ATGGCGAATCAGGAAAAAATAGAAGCAGTCGCAAGCCTCAAAGGCAAACTGGAAGAGAAGAATAACTTCATTCTTGCTTGCTATTCAGGGTTGACCGTGGAAGAGATCACCGGTCTTCGCGCTCAGTTGAGAAAAGAAGGTTCCGAGATGAAAGTTCTCAAGAACAATCTTTTCTTAAGAGCCTTGAAAGAATCCGGAGCCCACAAAGATAAGAATATTTCTTTCGGACCCGAATACCAAGGACCACTCGCGGCGATCTTCGCAAAGGATAACCTTCCCACCGTTGCAAAAGTCTGCAAAGATTTCGCAAAGAACAACAAAAACCTGATCTTAAGAGCGGGTTATATGGACGGTGGAGTTCTTAATGCGGAAGGAGTAGAGGCGATTGCGGGACTTCCAAGCCGCGAACAACTTCTGGCCCAGATTGCAGGCGGAATCAACGCACCTGCGAGAACGATCGCATCCGGTATCAACCAGATCATTTCTTCTCTTGCAAGAGCGATTAACGCGACTGCAGAAAAGAACAACGCATAA